GGGAAAGACCGGGTCGCGCAGGATGGCGTCGATGCGGTTCATCGGGCCGCCTCTGCGGCGCCTTCGGCCGGATGGCCCGCCGGATCGCCGGCCGGTTCGGGGGCGCCGAGCCGGGCCAGACGCTCGTCGGCCATCGCCTGGAAGGCGGCGAGCAGACGGCCTTCGGCCTCGGTCAGCAGGCGGGACGGGTCGATCACCGTGGCCGTGCCGCCATCATGGGGGCCGCCGTGGGGGATGGTCGCCACGGCGCAGCCGTTGAAGGTCAGGCCGGGGTCGGCCGCCGTCCGCTCCGCGTCGGGGATGGGCAGGATGTTGAACACCCGGTCGGCCAGCAGGGCCAGCGGACGGTTGTCCCAGTCGGTCAGGAACAGCGGCGCGTACAGCTCCGGCGTCGCGGCGTCGAAGCCGAACAGCAGATCGAGCCGCAGGACCGGGACGGCCCGCCCCTGGTAGCGGAACAGGCCGGCAACCACGGCGGGTGCCGCGGGCGGTCGGTCGAGCTGGGGCAGCGGAAGGAACCGGCGCACGGAATCCGCCGGCAGGGCCAAGGTCCTGCCGGAGACGGAAAAGATCACGTACCGTGTCGCGGATGCCGTCGCAGCCATCGCGGGCGCACACCTTCCTCTGTCAGTTGCCGGGTCCGAGAAGCGCAGCCGGACCCTAGACCCTATTAACTGGACCC
This genomic stretch from Azospirillum sp. TSH58 harbors:
- a CDS encoding chemotaxis protein CheW; its protein translation is MRRFLPLPQLDRPPAAPAVVAGLFRYQGRAVPVLRLDLLFGFDAATPELYAPLFLTDWDNRPLALLADRVFNILPIPDAERTAADPGLTFNGCAVATIPHGGPHDGGTATVIDPSRLLTEAEGRLLAAFQAMADERLARLGAPEPAGDPAGHPAEGAAEAAR